The Paenibacillus mucilaginosus 3016 genome includes the window CTCGCTGATATGCCCGTTGTCCAGATACAGCGAGAGCTGCACGTTCGGGTCCGGCAGATTGGCCGCCGACTCCAGCCGGGGCAGAATATACTGCGTGGTGATCGCATACTTTTCGAAGCTGAGATAGTAGCCCGAGAGGTACCGCGACAGCGTCTGGTCCGAGAAGATCTCCTCCGACCCCCGCACGATATTCGCGAGTCGTCCGTCAATGCCGCTGGCGATCTGCTTCACCGCGAATTCCATGTTGTTGCGGGTATGCTCGCTGATGGAGCGTACCGACGATACGTAAGAATAACTGCCGATCCCGATCACGGGAACGAGCACAAGGAACAAATAGGACAGAAGCAGTTTGTACCGGAGGGGCACATACCGCAATTTGCCGCGCTGCCGCATGTCATCAACTCTGCTTTCGATAATCTCCCGGTGTCAGTCCGAAGCGCTCGCGGAACTGCCGGCTGAAGTAAGCCAGCGACTTGTAGCCCACAAGCTCGGCAATCTCGTAGATTTTGAACCTTGGGTCCCTCAGCAGCTCCTTCGCCCTCTCCATCCGAAGCTTGACGAGATACTCGTTGAAGCTCTCCCCGGTATGCTCCTTGAACAGATACCCGAGGTGGTTCGGAGAGTAGGAAAAATGATTCGCCACTTCCTTCAGCGTCAGGTCCTCGGAGAGCGATCCCGAACGTACTGCTCGATCTGCTCGATGAGGCGCCGGTTCTTGCCGTTCTTGCGCAGAAAAAGCTTTTCCGCGATCTCGAACAGCGTCCGGCGATACCACGACTTGATATCGTCGATCGTCTCGAACTCCAGAATCCGCTCGAGATGCTCGATCCCCCAGCCGAGCAGGCTGGAGAACGATTCGTTCAGTGTATGCAGGTACGTCTCGAGCTTCGTGGCGATATGGATGGAGAAGCTGCGCACCTTGACGGGATGCTCGAAGGTCTCCACCACCGCAAACAGATCGTCCACGCAGTCGCAGATCGCGACTAGGCCGTAGCTGGTCATCGCCGCGAAGATCTCATCAAGCACCGCCTGCAGATCCCTGGCCTCCTTGGCCATGCTCCCCCGTCCCGCGTCGGCATCCGGCCGGATCACGCGGTTCTTGCCGAGGAACATCTTGAGCGCCATCCGCTCCTTCGCCTGCCGGAACGAGGCTGCGGTCCCGTCCGGGAACCGTTCGGCGTCCCCGAGGCTGATCGTGACCGTCCCTTCCCCCCGCTCCGCGATGTCCGCGCACAGCTGCCCCAGTCTCTCTGCCGGTTCACCGTCCCCTGCCGTATACAGCAGCCCCACCTGCGACTCCGACAGGGGGCACCAGGGGCCAAGCCCTCCGGCCTCGATGAGTGCGCCCACGCTTCGGACCGTGCGCTGTGCATCCGGCCGCCCGGTGCTGCCCGGCGGGCCGTACTTCCAGAGGGCATCGTCGAACTCGATCAGCACAGCCGGCGCCCTCTCTTCGGGCACGGAGAACGGATAGCTCTGCAGGAAGGCGTGGAGCGTGGCGGTATCCACCGTTCCTTCGAGCAGGTGCTGCACGAAGTCGTTCCGGATGAACTCGAACGAGGCGATCATCCTCGCCGTCTCCTCGCTGCGGGTCATCTGCGTCCGGTCGAGCTCCGCCACAACCCGCTGCAGCGTCTCGATAATCTCCTGGTCGTCGACCGGCTTGAGGATATAGCCGTCGGCTTTGAGATGCATCGCCTGCTTGGCGTATTCGAAATCCTGGTACCCGCTGATGAACACGGTCTTCAGCCTGGGATTGCGCTCCTGCGCCTTGCGCGAGAGCTCCAGCCCCGAGAGCACCGGCATCTTGATATCCGTAATGAGGAGATCGATCTCGTGCCCCTCGATGTACTGCAGGGCTGCAAGCGGTTTCTCTTCGCTGCAGACCACCTGAATGCCGAGCTCCTCCCAAGGGATCAGCACACGCATACCCTCGAGGTCGAAGGTTTCGTCATCTACCAGTACCGCCCTGTACATGCTGTTCACTTCCATTTCCGAAGGGATGCCAAAAGAAGGTATAAGTTCATTATACCTTCCCTTGTTTGCAAGCCAAGCCCCAAGCTTTCAAGCTTCCATAGGAAATAAGACGGGTTAGACGGACGGAACCGCTCGAACGTTCGGGTATATGGTTTTGCGTTCCGTTGTGCTTCGCACAAAGGTCACTTTTAGAACCATATATCCGCACTTGCCCGGCTTGCCCAAGGTCACTTTCAGACCCATATACCCTCACTTGCCGGCTTGCCCCTGCAGCTTCTTGAGATTGGCCTGCCACTGCCCGGTCTTCCACTGCAGCAGCTTCTCGTATCCGAGCTTCGCCGCTTCCTGATCGGCCTCTGCGATCAGCGCCTTCACCTCATCGTCGCTCTTCGCGAAGAAGATCTTCGGCACCGTCTGCTTGTAGTGGTCCTTCAGCCGCTGGAGAATGATGCCTTCCTCCGAGTTCGGTACGGGGTCCAGGTTGGAGAACTCCGTCATGTCCTTCGACGTCTTGAACGACACGTTCGCCTGACTCTGCGTCGTCCAGTCCTGCGCCGCCTCCGGCAGCAGCTTCTCGCGCTGCCCCTTCGTCGTGTCGACGTAGGCCGTATTGCCGTTCCAGTTGAACTCTCCGATCTTCAGCTCGTCGTACTTCTTCGGGTCGCGCTTGATGTACGCTTCATTCGGAATCGGCACGCCGCTCTCCACCTTGTCATAGAACAGCCCCGGAGGCCCGTAGAACAGAATCTGCTGCCCTTCCGGACTCGTCGCCCAGTTCATGTAGGAGAAGATCGCCTCAGGGTCCTTCGCCTTCGTCGTAATTACGTTCACGTTCCATCCCAGCGTATTGTAGCCGGACGGGAATACTTTGTCCTTGGATACGCCTGCCTTGTGAATCGGCCATATAACGTCGTACCCGTCCTCTGGATCCTTGGCCTTCAGCAGGTTATTCGCCTCCCGGCCGATCCCTTCCACGACGGCATCATACGCGCCGAAGACGGCGATCTTCCCGGTCTTGAGCTTCTCGAGGATCTGGTCGCGGGTCTGTGTGAACAGATCCTGGGAGGTCAGACCCTGGCGGAACCAGCGGGAGCTGACGAGCGCGGCCTCGCGGAACGCTTCATCCCGGTAGATCGAGGTCAGCCTGCCGTCCTTCGGCACCCCGAACACCTGGCCCGAGCCCGGTGACAGGAAGGCCGGCGTCCGGTCCTCGGCCGCTCCGCTGTACAGCATGCCGAGCATCTGCACGTCCGCACCGTCCCGGATCTCCCCGAAGTCCAGCGGAATGACGTCCGGGTGCTTCTCCTTGACGAGCTTCAGGTAAGACTCCACATCGTCCCATGTCTCCAGCTTCGGGGACCCGAGCGCCTTGTGGATTTTCCGCTCGATGAGATAGGCCGCATTGCCGTTGCCCTTGCCCCCGTTGATGTACCAGTTCGGAATCTGGTACAGCTTGCCGTCCGCGCTCCGCAGCATGTTGAGGTTCTTCTCGCCGACGTTCTTGACGAACTCCGGATACTTGGCGAGGTACGGATCGAGGGCGACGAGCTTGCCGGCCTTCTGCAGCCGCTCCACATCCTTGCCGCGGTCGAGCACCACCACGTCGGGCAGGTCGCCCGAGACGATCATCGCGTTGAGCTTCTGCGCCGCCGCCCCGTTGGATTGAATCGGCTTCAGCGATACCTTCAGGTTCTCGGTGATCCACTTGCCATGCGGTCGTTCCGCCCAAGCGGGTGCGGTATACCAGTCGTAGTTAACGTACAGGCTGAAATCCACCGGCTTCACCCTGGACTGGATGCTGCCTCCCTCGGCCGGAGCCGTGGTCTGGGAAGGCTCGGTCTCCTGCGGCTTCTGTGCCTGCTCCCCAACACCCGAGCATGCGGACAGAACAAGGCTGGTCCCGAGCATGCCCGCGGAGAGCAGCCTTCCGTTGATGTTCACCTTCATGTTGTCTTACCCCTCTCATGTTTCTTATATCATCATGCCGTTCCTATCGTTAGGGCTATTCCTTCAAGGAACCGACCAGGGCGCCTTTGACGAAGTATTTTTGCAGAAAAGGATACACCAGCAGGATCGGCAGCGTCGCCACCATCATCGTCGCCATCTGCAGCGCCTTGACCGTCACCGTGTTCTGCACCATGCTCTGCGCATAGGAGTTCAGGTTCGAGACCAGCGTGGCCGTCGTGCCCGCATTGATGATCTGGACGAGCATCGTCTGCAGCGGGATCAGGTTCGGATCGTTAATGAAGACCGCAGGCGTGAACCAGTCGTTCCACAGCCCCACTGCCGTGAACAGCGAGAGCGTCGCCACCACCGGACCGGAGACCGGCAGCACGATGCGGAAGAACACGCCGTAATTCGAGCAGCCGTCGATGCGGGCCGACTCTTCCAGCCCGTCCGGCAGCTCGGCGAAGAACGTGCGGAAGATGATCATATTGTATACGGAGATCATGCCGTGGATCACCAGGAAGGCGAACGTATCGTACAGCTTCATCTGGTAGACCAGGACGAAATAGGGAATGAGCCCCCCGCTGAAGTACATCGTGATGACGCAGAGGATCATGTAGAACTTTTTGAACACGATGCCTCTCTTCGACAATCCGTAAGCGAACAGTGCCGTGAAGAACATCGAGAGCACCGTGCCCGCCGCCGTGCGGAGAATGGTAATGAGATAGGCCTGGAAGATCGCATCCTCCTGGAACACGATCCGGTAGTTCTCCAGGGTGAACTCCCTCGGCCAGAACGTCACGCCTCCAAGCGAAGTATCGCTGCCCGTATTGAACGAGATCACGAGCGAATTCCAGAACGGATAAAAGGTCAAGAACGACAGCAGCACCAGGAGCACGTAGATCGCTGCGCGTAGCGTCCGGTCATACACATTCAATTTCATGGGAAGGGATCCCTCCTTTCTATTGTCCCTGGTTTCTATTGTCCCTGGTTTCTATTGTCCCTTGGTTTCGATGTCTCCGGGGCTACCATAAGCTGGCCTTCCCCAGCTTCCTTGCCGTGTAGTTCGCGATCAGCAGAAGCAGGACCGAGATCACCGACTTGAACAGGCCTGTCGCCGTGGCATACGAATACCGCTGGTTGATGATGCCCATCTGATACACGTACGTATCGATCACTTCCGCATAAGGCATCAGGATGCCGTTGTTGAGATTCTGCGTCAGGAGCAGGATGTCCTCGAACCCGGCATGGAGGATATTGCCCACGCCCAGGATCAGGAAGATGATAATAACCGGAGCGATGCTCGGGATCGTGATGAGGAAAATCTGCTTGAACCGGCTGGCTCCGTCGAGCGATGCCGCCTCGTACAAAGCGGGGTCGATGCCTGCGATGGCCGCCAGGTAGACGATCGAGCCGAAGCCGATCTCCTTCCAGACCCCTGCCGACACGAGGATGGCCCAGAAGTATTCGGGCACCGACAGCCAGTTCACCGGCCGGTCGATCAGGGAGAGCTGCAGGAGCAGGCCGTTCACCGCCCCTCCATCTACCGCCAGCATGGAGAAGACGAGCCCCGAGACGACGACCCAGGAGATAAAATGCGGAATGTACGTGATCGTCTGCACGACCCGCTTGAAGGCCATGTTCGCCACTTCGTTCAGCATCAGGGCGAGCACGATCGGAGCGGGAAAGCCGACGGCCAGCTTCAGCAGCGAGATACAGATCGTGTTGCGCATGATGAGCCAGAACTCCGGCGACTCGAAGAACATCCGGAAATGCAGGGTGCCCACCCAGGGGCTGGCGGCAAACCCGGCGAACAAATCATATTCCTTGAAGGCCAGCAGCACGCCCCACATGGGAATATAACTGAAAATGATCAGGAACAGGATCGAAGGCAGGATCATCGACTGGTAGTCCCACTGCTGGGCGAATCGCTGCCACACGCCCGGTTCCCGCTGCTCTGCCCTCTTCGGCGCATGCACTGCGGCTCCCGGGATGCGGGTACTCCTAGCGGTTTTCATCTCTCACATCACCATCTCTATCTCTAGTAATCTTATCCTTATGGTACGGGAAAGGCGGGCGGTCAAACCAGAACAGGGATTAACGATTCTTTGTCTTAATCAACGGGAATTCCGGAGGGCGCTGCATGGACGCAAAAAGCACCGGACGGAGCGCGGATCTTCTAGGGCGCTCCGCCCGGTGCTCGGGCTGAATCAGAACATGGGACCAGCCTTAGGACTGCGTGCCGTACACTTCGAAGTCAAAGAGGGAGTAGCCGAACGGCAGGGCGCGGGCCGTGCCGAGCAGGCGGACATAGCGTCCTCTGCCCGTGACGTTCACGTCGTCCACGCCTCCGTCACCGGCTGCTGTGACGAAGACATCCTTGCCCGTCCAGCTGTTCGGATCATCGGAGATCTGCAGCTTGTAGCCCTTGGCATACGCCGCTTCCCAGTTCAGCTTGATCCGGCTCACGTTGTACGAAGCGCCGAGGTCGACATACGATCCACTCGGCATCGTTCCATTCGGAAGCCCAGCGGGTGGAAGCATTCCCGTCCGTAGCCTGGGAGGCCGCATAGCCGGCTTCCGACGACGAGGCGGCCGCCGTCTTGTTCAGTGCCACGTTCGCCGGCTGCTGCGTGCCGCCGCTGCTGGTCATCGGGTTCACGGAGACGAGCGACTTGGGAGCAACGGTAGCCGTACCGGTCACACCGGAAGCGTTCCGGAACGTAACGGTCACCGGAGCGTCGGTCGGATTCCATACCTGTGCCGTGTACGTGGTGCCCTTTTTATACACGGTAGCCGAAGACCAGCCTGTCGCCCACACGTCCTTCGTCCGGTGGCCCAAGGAGGCCAGCGCGTGGACGAAGTAGTACGTATTGAACGCCTCGTTCTGCTGCAGCACCGCGGGGTTCCACTTGGCAAGGACCGCCTGCGGATCGCTCAGCGCCTGGATCGGCCAGACAATATGCTGCCAATCGGTTTCCGGCCCTCCGTTATCGGTGACGAAGCCCTGGTACAGCGACGCCGCCTTGGCCGGATCGAAGCCGTAGCTCGTCAGGTACTCGGAGGTCGGGAGCCAGTGAATCCCGTAGACATAGACCGGGTTGCCGTTGAAGAACGTGCCGAAGAATTGGGACGAGCCGTAGATCTGCCCGACCGACTTGTGCTTGTACTCCGGAATCCAGTTGTCGTTATCATAGTTGAACCAGTACTGCTCCACCGCCTTGAGCTCCGTGGTGAAGCCCCAGATGGCGGCATCGCGGTAAGTCTTATTGCCCTTCAGGATGCTCCACATGTACTGGCCGACCCAGCCGAACAGGGACTCGCCGGCCGCTTCCTGGTTGTTGCCGTTATCCTGGTCGGCATAGCCGCCCGCCCAGGAGTGGCCCGCATACGGGTCGAAGCTGCGGAAGAACGGATACTGAGCGTCTGTGCGTGATGGGTTCGCGTAGTCACGGATAAGCTGCTCGACCATTCCGCCGTAGCGGGTCTCGAAGTCTTTGTCATACGTAGCGAGCACCGCCGACGCGAAGACGAAATAACCGTACGTGAAGTGGTGGTCCGTAATCCCTACGTTGGCGCCGAACTCGCTGTTCTTGTAGTACATCGTGCCCCAGTCGTCGTTATAGTACAGGAAGTAGCTGGGCTCCCCTTCCGTATAGGTGTACCAGTCCGTCAGCGCCGTCTTCAGGCGGGCCAGGAACTTGGACTTGTACGCCGCGTCGCCGATCTGGTCGGCGATCAGGACACCCATCGCGAGCGGATGCAGGGTCTTGCCCTGCCAGTAGGCATCGGCCTTCATGAGCTCCTCCGTCGTATCCGTCGATTGGTCGAGGATGCCGAGCTGCTGGATGAGCTGCTGGCGGGAGTAGCCTCCGTCATTCGGCTCCGTGAACTGCGGCACGATGCCGTAGAACTTGTCATTCGTCTTGAAGCTGTTGCCTTCGCTGACCTTCAGCGTCCCCCGGATGGACGGGTACGTCATGTCCGTGAGCGGCGTCGAGGCAATCTTCCACTGGTGCGGTGCCAGCGTCATCAGCGTCGTGTTCGGGAAGCCCGAGCGCCTCAGTGTCGTGGTCGTATTGAAGGTCGTCTCCACCGCCGAAGTCGACTCGTTGAACGTGTAGCCCACCTTCGTATCGGTTACGAAGGCGTACCCGTGCTGGTAGAAGTAGTTCAGCTTATCGGCCGATGGGAGCGCAGCCAAGGACAAGTAGTTCTGGCCGCTCGGGAGCGTGATCTTGATCTTGGGCCCTATCCGCTTGAATACCGTGCCCGCCGGCGCATTCAGCGCGTAATAGCGCTTCACCTGTGCCGGATTGGGAGCACCATCCGTGTTCGTGACCTCGATCCCGATGTGATCGGCCGTCAGGGTGGCCCCGTCCGCCGCCAGCACAGCCGCGTTCGCATCGTTGAACAGCCGCGTAACCGCGGGCGCATAGATCTCGGCCGAATTCGGATCGCTGAACTGGGCGTAGATGTAAGGCGAGCCCTTCACGAAGGTGACCTTCATCTTGTCCTCGGTCTGGCTGTCGCTGAGTACGGTGTCCACGGAATAGTCCCCGTAGGAGACTACGCGGTTCGACATCGAAGACGTATTAATGTTCGAAGCCATCAGCGTCAGGTCGAAGTTCGTGCCGGTCTCGACGGCCTTGCCGTCGGAGGTAATCCAGCCGCTCCCCGGGGTCATGACGCCGAGTCCCTGGGATTGGAACTTGGACTTGAGGGGCAGCGTGATGATGCCGTTCCCCAGCTTATTGATGAACAGCGACTGCCACCAGTCGTTGGAAGGCAGCGGCTTCTGCAGGCTGTCCGACTTGTACAGCGGATACTTCGGCTGAGGCATCGTGATGTCATTGCGCAGGTAACTGCCGGAGCCTTCCGTCACCACCGACTTGGCCGGCAGCGGCGTGATCGGATAAACAGGCTTCGGATCGCCGTTCACGTAGTCATACACCTGGAATTCAAAGAGGGAGTAGCCGAAGCTCGTCGCTCTCGAAATGCCCTGCATCCGCACGTAGCGGCCCGTCGCGAAGACCGGGATGTTCTGCACCCCGCCCTGGCCCTTCATCTCGCGGTAGATCGTAGTCCACTGGTTCCCATCAGCCGACACCTGCAGATCGAAGGCCCGTCCGGCCGCCGCTTCCCAGTCGAGAATAATGCGTCCGATCGTACGCTGGCTTCCGAGGTCCACCTGGTAGTATTCGTTGTCCGTCGGGTTCGAGGACCAGCGCGTCTGGCGGCTGCCGTCCACGCCGTTCTCCGGCAGGGTCGAGCCCGGGGGCAGATAATCCGACTGCTCGTAGGACGAAACTTTCACCGGCCGGTTCAGCGCCACGTTCGGGCCGAGATTCACCGGCGGCGGATTGACGCCGCCCGTGCCGTACACCTCGAATTCGAGAATGGAATAGCCGTAATTCGATAGCGCTCTCTCCGTTCCCAGCACCCGGACATACCGCCCCGAGCCGCTGAGGGTTACTTCATCGACCCCGCCGTCTCCGGTCGCAGTGGAATATACATCGGTCCAGGTCGACTCGTCATTCGATACCTGGATCTTATACGACTTGGCGAAAGCCCCTTCCCAGCGGATGACTACGCGGCTGATCGCCGCCTGTGCCCCGAGATCGGTATAGATCCACTGCGGGTCGGCGCCCCACTGGCTCGACCAGCGGGAAGACGTCGAGCCGTCCACCGCCAGGTCCGGCGTGTTGGCCCCTTCCACCGAAGAAGCGTAGACCGTCCGGTTCTGGGAAAGCAGATACGGCTCCGCCGCCCGGGCGGACTGCGGGTGGGACAGGGACAAGGGACTCAGCGCCGTCAGCAGAGCGAGGGTCGATAACACGGAGCGCTTGGCTCCGCGCAGCGTCATGCGGTGTTTCTTCAATCTTTTCTCCTCCTTAGGGATCGGATATGGAATAAGGACTGCATCATCTAGGCCCCCGGGCTTCCGGGCCGCCGGACACCCCTCCCTCTGTTACTCAAGCTAGTATCATCATAAAACGGGCGGCCATGCTTGAACACGTCAGCGATCAACGATTGCTAGTACATATTAATGATGCTGCTTCCGGTCCCCGTTCCTCTCCGCCTCCGGCGTGCTCTCCTGTCTTCGTCGACCGGTAACCATCCCTTGGGCGGATGCATACCCTGCCTAGGTAGATTCCCATTCCGATTCATACAGGGGTCGACTCCAATGAAGGGCAGGAATTCAAGATGCCGATGACACCGGACCCAGACTTCTCGTCGCCGTCCGCACAGTTCTTTTTTGACCTCAGCCAGGACCTGTACTTCCGCAAAGACGCCCGCAACTTTATCAACCGCCTGTCGGTGAAGGACCTGAATACCCTCGGCGGGGTGTCTCTGCTCGATATCTACCTCGATACGGGGAATGTCGTCGAGCCGCATATTCACCAGAACGCCTCCGAACTGGTGTATGTCATCACGGGCTCCGCCGTCATCTCGCTGATCAATCCGTTCACGAACGAGCTGCTGAACTACACGGCCGGGCCGGGACAGGTCGTCAACATTCCTCAGGGCTGGTGGCATTACGAGGTCGCTTCCGCGGACGGCACACACCTGCTTGCGATCTTCGA containing:
- a CDS encoding helix-turn-helix transcriptional regulator, producing the protein MANHFSYSPNHLGYLFKEHTGESFNEYLVKLRMERAKELLRDPRFKIYEIAELVGYKSLAYFSRQFRERFGLTPGDYRKQS
- a CDS encoding response regulator, giving the protein MYRAVLVDDETFDLEGMRVLIPWEELGIQVVCSEEKPLAALQYIEGHEIDLLITDIKMPVLSGLELSRKAQERNPRLKTVFISGYQDFEYAKQAMHLKADGYILKPVDDQEIIETLQRVVAELDRTQMTRSEETARMIASFEFIRNDFVQHLLEGTVDTATLHAFLQSYPFSVPEERAPAVLIEFDDALWKYGPPGSTGRPDAQRTVRSVGALIEAGGLGPWCPLSESQVGLLYTAGDGEPAERLGQLCADIAERGEGTVTISLGDAERFPDGTAASFRQAKERMALKMFLGKNRVIRPDADAGRGSMAKEARDLQAVLDEIFAAMTSYGLVAICDCVDDLFAVVETFEHPVKVRSFSIHIATKLETYLHTLNESFSSLLGWGIEHLERILEFETIDDIKSWYRRTLFEIAEKLFLRKNGKNRRLIEQIEQYVRDRSPRT
- a CDS encoding extracellular solute-binding protein, yielding MKVNINGRLLSAGMLGTSLVLSACSGVGEQAQKPQETEPSQTTAPAEGGSIQSRVKPVDFSLYVNYDWYTAPAWAERPHGKWITENLKVSLKPIQSNGAAAQKLNAMIVSGDLPDVVVLDRGKDVERLQKAGKLVALDPYLAKYPEFVKNVGEKNLNMLRSADGKLYQIPNWYINGGKGNGNAAYLIERKIHKALGSPKLETWDDVESYLKLVKEKHPDVIPLDFGEIRDGADVQMLGMLYSGAAEDRTPAFLSPGSGQVFGVPKDGRLTSIYRDEAFREAALVSSRWFRQGLTSQDLFTQTRDQILEKLKTGKIAVFGAYDAVVEGIGREANNLLKAKDPEDGYDVIWPIHKAGVSKDKVFPSGYNTLGWNVNVITTKAKDPEAIFSYMNWATSPEGQQILFYGPPGLFYDKVESGVPIPNEAYIKRDPKKYDELKIGEFNWNGNTAYVDTTKGQREKLLPEAAQDWTTQSQANVSFKTSKDMTEFSNLDPVPNSEEGIILQRLKDHYKQTVPKIFFAKSDDEVKALIAEADQEAAKLGYEKLLQWKTGQWQANLKKLQGQAGK
- a CDS encoding carbohydrate ABC transporter permease, whose translation is MKLNVYDRTLRAAIYVLLVLLSFLTFYPFWNSLVISFNTGSDTSLGGVTFWPREFTLENYRIVFQEDAIFQAYLITILRTAAGTVLSMFFTALFAYGLSKRGIVFKKFYMILCVITMYFSGGLIPYFVLVYQMKLYDTFAFLVIHGMISVYNMIIFRTFFAELPDGLEESARIDGCSNYGVFFRIVLPVSGPVVATLSLFTAVGLWNDWFTPAVFINDPNLIPLQTMLVQIINAGTTATLVSNLNSYAQSMVQNTVTVKALQMATMMVATLPILLVYPFLQKYFVKGALVGSLKE
- a CDS encoding ABC transporter permease, which encodes MKTARSTRIPGAAVHAPKRAEQREPGVWQRFAQQWDYQSMILPSILFLIIFSYIPMWGVLLAFKEYDLFAGFAASPWVGTLHFRMFFESPEFWLIMRNTICISLLKLAVGFPAPIVLALMLNEVANMAFKRVVQTITYIPHFISWVVVSGLVFSMLAVDGGAVNGLLLQLSLIDRPVNWLSVPEYFWAILVSAGVWKEIGFGSIVYLAAIAGIDPALYEAASLDGASRFKQIFLITIPSIAPVIIIFLILGVGNILHAGFEDILLLTQNLNNGILMPYAEVIDTYVYQMGIINQRYSYATATGLFKSVISVLLLLIANYTARKLGKASLW
- a CDS encoding discoidin domain-containing protein encodes the protein MSRIKLNWEAAYAKGYKLQISDDPNSWTGKDVFVTAAGDGGVDDVNVTGRGRYVRLLGTARALPFGYSLFDFEVYGTQS
- a CDS encoding glycosyl hydrolase, producing MKKHRMTLRGAKRSVLSTLALLTALSPLSLSHPQSARAAEPYLLSQNRTVYASSVEGANTPDLAVDGSTSSRWSSQWGADPQWIYTDLGAQAAISRVVIRWEGAFAKSYKIQVSNDESTWTDVYSTATGDGGVDEVTLSGSGRYVRVLGTERALSNYGYSILEFEVYGTGGVNPPPVNLGPNVALNRPVKVSSYEQSDYLPPGSTLPENGVDGSRQTRWSSNPTDNEYYQVDLGSQRTIGRIILDWEAAAGRAFDLQVSADGNQWTTIYREMKGQGGVQNIPVFATGRYVRMQGISRATSFGYSLFEFQVYDYVNGDPKPVYPITPLPAKSVVTEGSGSYLRNDITMPQPKYPLYKSDSLQKPLPSNDWWQSLFINKLGNGIITLPLKSKFQSQGLGVMTPGSGWITSDGKAVETGTNFDLTLMASNINTSSMSNRVVSYGDYSVDTVLSDSQTEDKMKVTFVKGSPYIYAQFSDPNSAEIYAPAVTRLFNDANAAVLAADGATLTADHIGIEVTNTDGAPNPAQVKRYYALNAPAGTVFKRIGPKIKITLPSGQNYLSLAALPSADKLNYFYQHGYAFVTDTKVGYTFNESTSAVETTFNTTTTLRRSGFPNTTLMTLAPHQWKIASTPLTDMTYPSIRGTLKVSEGNSFKTNDKFYGIVPQFTEPNDGGYSRQQLIQQLGILDQSTDTTEELMKADAYWQGKTLHPLAMGVLIADQIGDAAYKSKFLARLKTALTDWYTYTEGEPSYFLYYNDDWGTMYYKNSEFGANVGITDHHFTYGYFVFASAVLATYDKDFETRYGGMVEQLIRDYANPSRTDAQYPFFRSFDPYAGHSWAGGYADQDNGNNQEAAGESLFGWVGQYMWSILKGNKTYRDAAIWGFTTELKAVEQYWFNYDNDNWIPEYKHKSVGQIYGSSQFFGTFFNGNPVYVYGIHWLPTSEYLTSYGFDPAKAASLYQGFVTDNGGPETDWQHIVWPIQALSDPQAVLAKWNPAVLQQNEAFNTYYFVHALASLGHRTKDVWATGWSSATVYKKGTTYTAQVWNPTDAPVTVTFRNASGVTGTATVAPKSLVSVNPMTSSGGTQQPANVALNKTAAASSSEAGYAASQATDGNASTRWASEWNDAEWIVCRPRRFVQREPDQAELGSGVCQGLQAADLR
- a CDS encoding cupin domain-containing protein, whose translation is MPMTPDPDFSSPSAQFFFDLSQDLYFRKDARNFINRLSVKDLNTLGGVSLLDIYLDTGNVVEPHIHQNASELVYVITGSAVISLINPFTNELLNYTAGPGQVVNIPQGWWHYEVASADGTHLLAIFDSKVPEAIFGSDILRLTPSGVWAHTYGLDQAQVAAAFAPITGTTIIGPPLPGQQTTKPMPYVPYGSPRQPVYAEQAAHYQRPAYPAPYLAQGYGWPYPY